The following coding sequences are from one Zonotrichia albicollis isolate bZonAlb1 chromosome 13, bZonAlb1.hap1, whole genome shotgun sequence window:
- the ST3GAL2 gene encoding CMP-N-acetylneuraminate-beta-galactosamide-alpha-2,3-sialyltransferase 2: MKCSLRFCFLSTAFLLVFVMSLLFTYSHHSIAYLDPGGLGGIHRVKLVPGYAGMQRLSKGGPYPRGCSCRRCPAEEPGATDWFDGRYDGTVSPVWTKENMDLPPDVQRWWMMLQPQFKSHNTHEVLSKLFQIVPGEDPYRSRDPRRCRRCAVVGNSGNLRGSGYGPEIDGHDFVMRMNQAPTVGFEGDVGGRTTHHFMYPESAKNLPANVSFVLVPFKTLDLLWIASALSTGQIRFTYAPVKPFLRVDKEKVQIYNPAFFKYIHDRWTEHHGRYPSTGMLVLFFALHVCDEVNVFGFGADSRGNWHHYWENNRYAGEFRKTGVHDADFEAHIIDMLAKTSKIEVYRGN, translated from the exons ATGAAGTGCTCGTTGCGCTTCTGCTTCCTCTCGACCGCCTTCCTGCTCGTCTTCGTCATGTCCCTCCTCTTCACCTACTCCCACCACAGCATCGCCTACCTGGACCCCGGCGGGCTGGGCGGCATCCACCGGGTGAAGCTGGTGCCCGGCTACGCCGGGATGCAGCGGCTCAGCAAAGGGGGGCCGTacccccggggctgctcctgccgccgctgcccggccgaggagcccggagccaccgACTGGTTTGATGGGCGCTATGACGGCACCGTGTCCCCAGTGTGGACCAAGGAGAACATGGACCTACCGCCCGACGTCCAGAGGTGGTGGATG ATGCTGCAGCCCCAGTTCAAGTCCCACAACACCCACGAGGTCCTGAGCAAGCTCTTCCAGATCGTGCCGGGCGAGGATCCGTACCGCTCCCGTGACccgcgccgctgccgccgctgcgcCGTGGTCGGCAACTCCGGCAACCTGCGCGGCTCCGGCTACGGCCCCGAAATCGACGGGCACGACTTCGTGATGCG GATGAACCAGGCCCCCACAGTGGGCTTTGAGGGCGATGTGGGTGGTCGGACCACACACCACTTCATGTATCCCGAGAGTGCCAAGAACCTGCCCGCCAATGTTAGCTTTGTGCTCGTGCCCTTCAAAACCCTGGACCTGCTCTGGATCGCCAGTGCCCTCTCCACTGGCCAGATCAGGTT CACATACGCACCTGTGAAGCCTTTTCTGCGTGTGGACAAAGAAAAG GTGCAGATCTACAATCCTGCCTTCTTCAAGTACATCCACGACCGCTGGACGGAACACCACGGGCGCTACCCCTCCACTGGCATGCTGGTGCTCTTCTTTGCCCTCCATGTCTGCGATGAG GTGAACGTCTTTGGGTTTGGTGCTGACAGCCGGGGGAACTGGCACCACTACTGGGAGAACAACCGCTACGCCGGGGAGTTCCGGAAGACAGGGGTGCACGACGCTGACTTCGAGGCACACATCATTGACATGCTGGCCAAAACCAGCAAGATCGAGGTTTACCGGGGAAACTGA